The Methylotenera sp. G11 genome includes a window with the following:
- the rpsO gene encoding 30S ribosomal protein S15: MATTAQENAKIIAEYQRSANDTASPEVQVALLTNRIAYLTEHFKSNKKDNHSRRGLLALVSQRRSLLDYLKRKDASRYQTLIQRLSLRK, translated from the coding sequence ATGGCAACTACAGCACAAGAAAACGCGAAAATCATCGCAGAATATCAACGCTCAGCTAACGATACAGCTAGCCCGGAAGTACAAGTGGCACTTTTGACAAACCGTATCGCTTACTTGACAGAGCACTTCAAATCTAACAAAAAAGACAACCACTCACGTCGTGGTCTGCTGGCTTTGGTAAGCCAACGCCGTAGCCTGTTGGATTATCTGAAACGCAAAGATGCAAGCCGTTATCAAACATTGATTCAACGCTTGAGTCTGCGTAAATAA